CCCTTCCATTTCTTTAGTTCCCATATCAACTTTAATGCCAGGAATCACGCCTGCCTGCTGCAAAACTTTCACAAACGGCACGCCGCCGCGAGTTTTTTGCCTGATCGTTTCGTCAAATAAAATCACGCCAGAAATGTACTCTCCAATTCCCGGGGAGGTAAACAGCATTTCACGGTACGCGCGGCGGTTCTCTTCGGTCGACGGCACATTAATTTTTATTAACCTTTTCTCAATAGTGCCAAGGCTCTCGTCGGCTGCCAAAATTCCTTTCCCCGGCGCGACCATTGCTTTCGCTACTATATTGAATTCTTGATCCATAAAATATTATCTAAACCTGATAACATTAAGCGCCTAGACTAAACAATTATTGTTTATTGTTCTCTAGTGCCGTAACAATTTAATTATGCCATATCACTGGCGCGTTTTGAGCAATATTTACTTGGAGATTTCGCACTATGCATGTTGCGAAACTTAATTGTTACGGTACTAGTCTTTGTTGCAGTGCATTAATCAATCCGATGATGGGTCTCCAGATATCTTATGGTGCGCGACATGACCCGCATAACCACTGAATGAGTAGTGATATATTCGCTCCCAAACCGCACGCCTTTGAGAAGCGGCCCATCAATGACGCCGGTCGCGGTAAAAGTGAGGTCTTCACCCTTTGCCATATCTTCGATGCCAAGAACCTTTGTATGATCGGTAATGCCGCACGAACGTATAAGCGCAATATCACGCTCGCTCTTCAGCACAAATTGGCAGAGTATGTCGCCGCCCAGGCACTTCAGCGCCACCGCCGCGAGCACGCTCTCCGCGCTCCCCCCAATGCCCATCAGCATATCAATCGGCGAATCAGGTAAACAGGTGGCAATCGCGCCAGCCACATCCCCGTCCGTAATGAGCGTCACGCGCGCACCAGTATTTCTAATCTCTTTGATCATTTCAATATGCCGCGGCCGATCAAGGATTACCACTGTCACTTCTTCTACTGTTTTGTGGAGACACTCGGCAACCGCGCGTATATTCTCACTGATCGGCACATTGAGTTTTACCGCGCCCTTTGCCTGCGGCCCTACCGCAATTTTCTCCATATACACATCCGGCGCCTTAAGGAGCGATCCCTTAGGGCCGGTGGCTATCACCGAAATCGCATTCGTGCGGCCATGTGCCACGCTGTCGGTTGCTTCCAAGGGATCAACTGCCAAGTCCATTGCCGGCCCGGTGCCGTTTCCCAAACGTTCGCCCACATAGAGCTCGGGCGCTTCGTCCTTGGCCCCCTCGCCGATCACCACTTCGGCGTTAAACTCAATCGAACGGAAACGCTCGCGCATTGCGTCAACCGCCGCCTTATCGGCAGCCTTTGGGTCGCCTTTCCCCACCCAATGCGCTGCCTCAATGGCTGCCGCTTCGGTGACACGCACGAATTCTAACGCTAAATTTCTATCCATAGGCATAAAATATCACTATTTAAAATAATTATTTACAATTAAATCTCCATGCGAGGGAATGGCTGCAATAAAAGTGTCTCGGAGACTGCACGGGCACGGTTCCCGCGAAGCGGGAGAGCAAAGCCGAGAAACGAGCGGTCATCCCGCCGCTGGGCGGGATGAACCGCGCCTTTTTCTCCGGCTATTCCGAACACCCAACATCCCTCCACTCACCCTCAAACGGATATCCATAAAGACGGCCTTCCTGTGCCAGACGCGGGAACAGCGCATACTCCAACTGTCCTGACCCTGAAGGAATCAATTGTGCGGCCTCCGGCTCCAATACGTAAATTCCCGCGTTCACCAAGTGTGAGAGGCTCCCGTGGTGCGGTTTAGGCTTCTCGGTAAAATCAATGATGCGCGAGCCCTGCATGGTCGCGACGCCCCACATCGCAGGCTGTTCCACGCTGGTTAAGGCAACCGTTGCCCATGCACGATGCGCGCGGTGGAATGACAGAAGCTCATTGTAATCAATCTCCGCAAATACGTCACCATATTGCACGATGCAGGTTTGCGTACCCACGACGGCGGCTGCGGCGCGTACCGCTGGCGCGGTGCCCGCAGAGGAAGGAGGCTGATCAATATAGCGCAGGCTTACTGCAAACTGCGCACCGTCGCCAAATTGTTTTTTTATAATCCCGCCGCCTTTGCTTGTCACGATAATCACTTCATTCAAGCCCTGACGCTGCAGCTGCCGCAAGGTATGGATAAACACCGATTCTCCTCTCACTTCAAGGAGCGCCTTCGGCATGCCTCCGTTGCCATTCTGCACACCTTTACCCCCCGCAAGAATAACAAAAGGCACGTGTAACGCGCCTAAAGCTTTCTCCAGAAGCAGTTCAATGGCGTGCGAACGATTCCTTACCCGCGCGCCATCAATCGTACGGTCTATTTGCTGCTGTAAATGAGGTTTCAGCGTGATCGTGAGTCGTGTTCTGTCCATGGTATATAAAAGCGTAGTAACTGCGTCTGAATGCGATAAAAGTATACACTTTCATACAATTTCATACAATATCATACCCGCCTAAGTTTTGCAGAGACCAACTATATACAGGGAATCACTACAAAAAGGTGGTTTTTTGAGTGATGAGAACGGAATGTGCAAAATTTAGGCGGGCATACTTATCCACATAATCATTCCCTTCACATTCATAAAGGAAACCGCCCCCATCCCCTCCTTACGAAGGAGGGGACGTGAGGGGAGGTCTCGTATGGATATAAAGATACGTAATTTTTTAGCCATGGCTAAAATTTAAGTATGCATTATTTATTTAATGAACCTTCCTTCGCTCCTTTCACTAATTCTCTCGCTCCTATCCATGATAAATGATACGCTTGGCGCATACAATCAGCAATTGCCTTGCTCTCAATGATTACTGATAGGTGATCAGTATAGGATAGGAATGCAACTTTATTCTTATAAATATTTACTTCTACTCCCGGCCAAAATACGTCACGAGGCACAATCAAAGTTTCCGACAATTCTGACTGGTCATAATTTTTATGTTTGATGTCCCACCGCGAACCGCTTCCCGCGATGCGTTTCGCTTTGATATTCAACTTCATTCGTTTCGCAATATAGGTAGGATCCACATTCTTTGCATCAAAATATGCATCGGTATTCCATTCTAATATCTCCTCAGGTTTTTCACGAAGCGTATCGTCATATACGTTCTGTATTGCCTGCTTGCCTTCATAAAATGTGATTTTCGGTTTCACTTCACTCGCATTGAACGTAGCTTCCAGTTCGGGAAGCCTTTTTTGTATCTCCCCCCGCAACTCTTCCACCATGCCAAGAAGCTTCTGTGGTGGCTCTGCCTTTATGCGCGTTTTCTTGCCAACTTTCACTTTCCCGACCACGCCTTGATCGACTAAAGACTTCAACACTGAATACGTGGTAGTCCGCTGCAACCCTGCCTTCATAGCAATACCCTGCGGCGCTGCCACGCCCATTTCCAATGCAGCTAAATACACTTTCGCCTCGTTTTGAGAGAAACCTACTTTTTGGAGCAATTGTTCATGAGTCATACTACACAAATGTCATTCTGACGAAAGTCAGAATCCAGAAAAATCTAAGGATAAATCTCTCCAACTAGGATTGTCTTTCTCAATAAGTGCCAATTTCCAACTCCTTTTCCAATTCTTCAATTGCTTCTCACGAGCAATGGCGCTTGTTGGATCGGGAAATTCCTCAAAATATACCAACGCATGTACCTTATACTTTTTTGTAAAACCATCGATGAGACCTAACTTATGTTCATCAATCCTTCTCACAAGGTCATTGGTGACACCGATATAGAGCGTACCGTTTTTACTGCTCGCGAGTAGGTAAACATAAGAACACATATCAGGCCCTATCCGTCATCCTGAACTAGATTCAGGATCCAGAATACAACGATTTATCAATTTTTCTGGATTCCGTGTCAAGCACGGAATGACTTTAAACTCTCACGAAACGGTCATTCTGACAAAAGTCAGAATCCAGAAATCCAATAATGACGAAAGCTCTTTAGTCATTTTAGCATACTTTCTTGGCTTATTCAAGAATAAAATCATATATATTATCAACATCTTCGTCAAAATGACGAATTTCTTATACATTTTACTACTTTCATGGCATACTTCCCTGTTCTAAAAAACCGTTCGTTGAAAAATTAAAGGAAGGAGCTAACAATGAAGATACAAACAATCCGGGAAGGCGTAGTGTTCCAAAACGACAAAAAAAGGATCACGATTCTTCTTCTCGTACCGTTTTATAGTTTTTACCCACGCTATGAGACCCGCAGAGCGGGTTGTCCGATTGGGCTCGAGCTTATAGCAAGCGAGCTCGTTGCTAAAGGCCTCAATGTGATTTTCGTAGACGCATGCATGGCGGCGTACGATCAATACACACCGCAAATCGACGAAACAATCCGCTACGGGTTAACCGACGAGCAGTTAGAAGAAATTCTTGCTCGCTACAACCCAGCGGTTATTGGTATCACCAGCCTTTTCTCTAATCAGGCTCCGAGCGTTGAAGCAGTTGCAAGACTTGTGAGGAGAATCTACCCGAATGCGATCATCGTTGAAGGTGGTTCTCATGCTTCCGGCGATGTCAACGAAGTTTTAAGAAGTTCTGACGTTGATATGGTA
The Patescibacteria group bacterium genome window above contains:
- a CDS encoding helix-turn-helix domain-containing protein, encoding MTHEQLLQKVGFSQNEAKVYLAALEMGVAAPQGIAMKAGLQRTTTYSVLKSLVDQGVVGKVKVGKKTRIKAEPPQKLLGMVEELRGEIQKRLPELEATFNASEVKPKITFYEGKQAIQNVYDDTLREKPEEILEWNTDAYFDAKNVDPTYIAKRMKLNIKAKRIAGSGSRWDIKHKNYDQSELSETLIVPRDVFWPGVEVNIYKNKVAFLSYTDHLSVIIESKAIADCMRQAYHLSWIGARELVKGAKEGSLNK
- a CDS encoding nucleotidyltransferase family protein — protein: MDRTRLTITLKPHLQQQIDRTIDGARVRNRSHAIELLLEKALGALHVPFVILAGGKGVQNGNGGMPKALLEVRGESVFIHTLRQLQRQGLNEVIIVTSKGGGIIKKQFGDGAQFAVSLRYIDQPPSSAGTAPAVRAAAAVVGTQTCIVQYGDVFAEIDYNELLSFHRAHRAWATVALTSVEQPAMWGVATMQGSRIIDFTEKPKPHHGSLSHLVNAGIYVLEPEAAQLIPSGSGQLEYALFPRLAQEGRLYGYPFEGEWRDVGCSE
- a CDS encoding GIY-YIG nuclease family protein; translated protein: MCSYVYLLASSKNGTLYIGVTNDLVRRIDEHKLGLIDGFTKKYKVHALVYFEEFPDPTSAIAREKQLKNWKRSWKLALIEKDNPSWRDLSLDFSGF
- the glpX gene encoding class II fructose-bisphosphatase encodes the protein MDRNLALEFVRVTEAAAIEAAHWVGKGDPKAADKAAVDAMRERFRSIEFNAEVVIGEGAKDEAPELYVGERLGNGTGPAMDLAVDPLEATDSVAHGRTNAISVIATGPKGSLLKAPDVYMEKIAVGPQAKGAVKLNVPISENIRAVAECLHKTVEEVTVVILDRPRHIEMIKEIRNTGARVTLITDGDVAGAIATCLPDSPIDMLMGIGGSAESVLAAVALKCLGGDILCQFVLKSERDIALIRSCGITDHTKVLGIEDMAKGEDLTFTATGVIDGPLLKGVRFGSEYITTHSVVMRVMSRTIRYLETHHRID